The Pseudomonas sp. S06B 330 genome contains the following window.
GGCATAGTCATTTAGCGTCTGCCGATCGATCTGACGCGCATCGTTGTAACCGGGGCCGTCCTGTGACCGGCACCAGCGCACGAAGGCTTGCCAGCGATCGCTGTGTGCTTTCACGGTGGCGAAGTGGGCGCCTGCGAACATATCCTCGAGTGCCTGCCGCCCGGCATAGCTCAGTTGGCGACCATAGCCAAAGTTGCGACCGTCACGCCGACCGACCAGCACCATTGTCTTCACCTTGATCGTTGGTTTGTAGGTGCAGCAGCAGGGCTTTCCAGTGGGCGCTGATGCTGTCCAATTGTCCCAAGTGTGCTGGGCGGATAAGAAGGGCATTTTCGCTGTGTTGCAGCAAAGCCCCTTCTCCTTGCAATTGCTCGATGAGGCGAGCGAGGTCGATTGACTCAGATGTTGGAGCGGCGACAGCGGCGACACTGGCGACAACCCCCGCCGCATCTGGATTGGCACGTGGCGACAAAGTGGTGGCTGTGGCGGCGACACACCTTAACTCGGTCGGCGAGCGATGTTGCGCTTGATAGCGGCGCACGGCGTCATTGAGTCGGAACATGGCGCACCTCGAATATATCCCCATCATTGTCCAGCCAGTTATGGGTAACCAGCTGCAGCAATAACTCGAAGGTGTGCCGCGTACTTTTACGGGCAAACCGAGGGCCGTTTCGCGTGAGATCGCGCAGGCGAAACGGTGGCCAGTTCTTCTTTATCAACCAGCGCAGCAGGCAATCAGCCTCTGCGCGAAGCTTATTCAGTGGTTCCTGTTCAGTCAGGCGTTGGTTTTCGGCCAGGTAGTAATCCATCAGCGTGGAGGCGCGCTGAATGTGCATGTCTTCCAATACAGTCGACTCCTCAACCACCGCCATCACACCAGCCATGCGTAGTACGTTCGCGGCGGCTTTGCTCGCTGCAGCTTGCACGTTGACCAGCTCGCCGAATTCCCCAGACTCGCATTCAATGGTGTCGTGAATGGCAATCCATGCTTCACGGGCGCGTGGGCTCAACTCTATGACCGCAGGTGTGAGGCCACCATCTGTATGCCGTGACCAAGGCTTCTGCATCAGCGCGGCGATGCGCTGCTGGTACAGGTGCACCTTTGGATCTCGGGTCAGGTCGATGGCTTTGTACAGCCGTTGTCCGACCAGACGCTCGGGCCAACTGATCAGGCAGCGCCCCAGGATGCCCTGGTCTTTGATATCTGCGTCCTGAAGCCGGGGTTGCAGCATCAAGTGCATGCTGAGACGGCGGTCATAGGCACGCAGACTTTCCCCTGCCATCGCGCGCGACCGATCAATCGG
Protein-coding sequences here:
- a CDS encoding YfjI family protein, which encodes MQLREVQGPPRPLLEQQVTPLPYPVAALGDLLGSAVERMADVIGVPCAMAAQSVLATTALASQAHANVHLDGRIYPLPLYLLTVACSGDRKSAVDHIALQAVRDWERQQWIAYGEQLKAHRASMSLTAKSPTSKKSAQLALDAQPEPVQPRLLSAEPTIEGLVKSLCHGLPSMGLFSDEGGQFLGGSTMSKNNMIKAITHLSTLWDGSPIDRSRAMAGESLRAYDRRLSMHLMLQPRLQDADIKDQGILGRCLISWPERLVGQRLYKAIDLTRDPKVHLYQQRIAALMQKPWSRHTDGGLTPAVIELSPRAREAWIAIHDTIECESGEFGELVNVQAAASKAAANVLRMAGVMAVVEESTVLEDMHIQRASTLMDYYLAENQRLTEQEPLNKLRAEADCLLRWLIKKNWPPFRLRDLTRNGPRFARKSTRHTFELLLQLVTHNWLDNDGDIFEVRHVPTQ